A window of Vanessa cardui chromosome 16, ilVanCard2.1, whole genome shotgun sequence genomic DNA:
GGCTGCGAATGCATCGCAACTGATGGAAAGGCGTGTATTTGCGTTTGTCTTGATGCCAAGGGCAACATCATTCGCTGTGACGACTGCCAGTGTGACAAATCTTCCTGCAAATGCAGTAAGTCTGGATGTGTTTGCATCCCAACTGACGGAGCTAGTTGCGTTTGTCTATGTCGTGATGGAGATACTATCAAGCGTTGTGATGATTGTGCTTGTACACCAGCATCTGGAACTGAGCCCAAGAAGTGTGACAAGAGTGGCTGCGAATGCATCGCAACTGATGGCAAAGCATGTATTTGCGTTTGTCTTGACGCCACGGGAAACATAGTTTGCTGTGACGACTGCCAGTGTGACAGATCTTCCTGCAAATGCAGTAAGTCTGGATGTGTTTGCATCCCAACTGACGGAGCTAATTGCGTTTGTCTATGCCGTGATGGAGATACTATCAAGCGTTGTGACGATTGTGCTTGTACACCAGTATGTGGAACTGAGCCCAAGAAGTGTGACAAGAGTGGCTGCGAATGCATCGCAACTGATGGAAAGGCGTGTATTTGCGTTTGTCTTGACGCCACGGGAAACATCATTCGCTGTGACGACTGCCAATGTGACAAATCTTCCTGCAAATGCAGTAAGTCTGGATGTGTTTGCATCCCAACGGACGGAGCTAGTTGCGTTTGTCTATGCCGTGATGAAGATACTATCAAGCGTTGTGATGATTGTGCTTGTACACCAGTAtgtggaaaaaattaaaaaatgagaaatgaaaaattataaatctactattttattataagataacGCATTACTGTtcgaattacattaaaatattttggttaatAGCCTCTTAAATGTTAacatttattcttttttgtttttgatttctatgtaatggttataaataaaggtaaatttatatataaatgtttttttcctGAAagtcatacattatttttaaagtctcCTTATAAGTCTAGTAAAGCtactataaaattcaatatattttagtttttataaatatgcacAATAATATTTGGTTAATTATAAAGCAATTACAttcatgtaattatttataattaattataaagatgagGTAACAAATAAAGTAGGATTAATCACCATATTTTACATGGTTAAAGggctttgttatatttttatcaaagttGTTTGCCGTTCTGACATTCAAATTCTTATGTTTCTAACTTTGAAGAACAAAGGCTTTCGTACAAAATTAATCCCCTCCATGCATTAAAGTTGAAATGTgcaaatattcttttttaccAGATGGATCCTTAGCAAACAATTCTGTGAtccaaattttaattatctagaCTTATTAGTAGGTTCAATGTTTTTATAACTAACATGACATAGTATAATTATGACATAGTATATAACACAAATTTGCTTACCGCTTCCATCCCtatctatgcttagatctttaaaattacgcaacggattttgatacagtttcttcaataaataagagtgattcgagagtatataatacgtgtacaatatacaatatacgtgtacaataataatagtaaagaaacactgataatttagacattctctactatatttagtctCATCATAGTAATTGTGCTAAGGTGTGTTGGGTTGCTAGtagactataaaataatttcttataaacgAAATAATCGCGAGATAAGTGAGTTATTTCCCCGTAAAGGGGGATGAAGCGTGACCCAGTTTAAAGGTTACGCGTTCCACCGCTTCTGTCCGTGACTTCCCGCTTTGTTGAACAAATCAGCGAGGGTCACATTGTTCCCTAATACCAAAGCATTATTATCAAGTTTTGCTCTTTATTGATAACTGAAGTATGTAGTAATTAAACTAATACATGTTTAGTTCATATGAGCATTTCTATTTTATTGACTTGAATCCGTCCGAACAGtctgttttatttactattgaTCTATTCACTCCCGATAACGCAACCTTCttcgtaaaattaattaatttttcactaAATAAACttaaccaatataaataaataaatactttaaattttgtTGACGTCATTATTCTTAGTCGTACTTACAGTAAGAAATATTGTTTACACAAgcataataagaaataatagaGACCGGAGGCGTAATTAATTACgtctaataatttcttatagCCAGAACCGATTTTTCAAAAATTCGATGTGATACAGGATTTCAAGTTCTAAttctgtaattataatttagtgtCTAGCTGTGAACGAAATAATGTAGTATGTCTACGCTATAATACGATATTTCAAATAAGTCGTTTTCTCGATACGATAAAAGGCCTttaagcatgaattgtaatttcctTTTCTCTGTGTTAAGCAACAAAATTTTCTATAGAAACGAAAAGCATTAcctaaatgaatttaattttaattaataaatgtttagcttgtgttgaaaacaatattaatataacacgcAAAACAGAGTTGTAACGGATGAATTTCATGCAATCTAAATGTCTAACGGCTTGTTGTTGGTTTTCTCGGAAATAAACTACATTCCTTTACTAGGAGACAAAAATCTGCCTTCATTTGGatacatttatcatattataataaaaataaatcatttatttcagactATATGAACAGTTTGTTCGTAACAACCTTATCCTAGTgttagtacaataaataatactaaagagaacaaaagaaaaaaaactgttaataaTCACTGCTGCGCCATTCCATTAGATATCGCACAACAGTGATTGATATACAAGCGGTCAAGTCTTCTGGTGATCATGGTATGTATGCTGTTGGTGCTGTGACTGACTTTACGCACTAAGGTTGCGCATCTTTCACGCACCATggcaacaacagcttgtaaatctAAGGCTTCTTTtctctttgaggaaaaggtgtggaacatattccaccgtttgtggaatacacatatagctgaatttctatgaaattagacacatgcaggtttccttaccatgtttttccttcaccaccgtgcccgagatgaattataaacacaaattaagcacatgatattcagtggtgcttgcctgggtttgaacccgcaatcatcggttaagatgcacgcgttctaatccctgggccatcttagctcatcGCATCATAGGTTTGAAATTATCTAACATTAgtaaaaatgcaaaaataatgagactataatgaaaaacaaattagtATCGAGAAAGATAAAAggtattcctttttcaaatgCGCGTAAAGATATTTCCTTACCAACACAACATAGGATACTTGTTATGTTATGGACACTAAACACCGATTCACCAGTACACATAAACAATATCCCACAGTTTGTTTGTTAGTTGTAGATAGTTATCTTCCCAAACGTATTGTAAACCCCGATACCAATAAACGTCTGTAAACTGACATGAACTGCGTTCTGCAGGAATTATATAACGTATAGAAtagtataaatttaacattCATGTTGGATCagacaataaagtaaattagaTAACACGAACTATATCGTCCATATGAAGTAAGGACGCAAAATAGGTCAACATATTCAGTTTGAAATAAACTACAATCTGTGTAGTAATAAATCAATGTGTAGCAactatttaaatactattacgACCTTTTTAGTTGTGCAAGTCAGTCTGATTAAGTATCGCCCACTCTTTAGACATTATTCCTCGCAacacttggtattgttgtttcCAATGAAAGGTGAATGAGGCAGTGTAATATGTACAAGGTGGTGGCTCATTGGAAACTTAAAACATGTTTAAAATTTACCTTCAGACATGTCACAAATTCAAATTCCATCCGAACCCACTAGTCGTCCGAAAATCGGatgcttttgatttttttccgaGCCGATACGACTAGGGAATCTTCAAAGTGAATCTACGCCTCTCTTTAAGGCCATCATCGCATCTGCTAGACGTATATTGTTGCAGTTTTCCATAGGCGATGGTAGTCGGTTTCCATCAGTAGCCTTCTACGCGTTTGCTGCTTATACTATTAAATCTGATGAAATTTTCACTGACATTCATTTGGAatgaatagaaataaaatataaggaaCACCAAAATGGCGACAAGAAAACACAGATAAGGTATATAGGTAACATTACCTAACTACCCTAATATATTTTAGTCCTCAATGTtcattaaacttatataaataaaaaaatagcaatatattaaattatttatttataattttaaaaaaacaactaatgTATGCGTAATAAATACTTTACGTATACATTAAAGTAACATAAACTTAGTTATTCTCATTAAATATAGAGCTATTTGGGGTGACATTGAATCGCTTAGATAATTCACGAGATTCAGAGATTTTACGAGGCAAAGGAATGTGTCTGAGGGAGCTCGCTAGAATACGCAGTATATTGGTATTTAACGACAATAACCCATGCATTAATGAAGTATTCTAAAGTGTCGGAAATTACATAAAACGATATCTTTGCGAATATAGAACGAGAttcagtaatattattgttgttacaTAATACTGATAAAACCTGATTGTATGCTGGaattgaattttgaaataactttaaaatacagttaactatttattaagaatatataataaacattacatattactttatttaaaatatgaaacaaaatattgtctCAATAACGCGTCTTATATACAGGTTGCGAAAaggaaaagtatatttattttatataagaaaacacTGTCTTGAGAAATAATTTAGCCGCCAAGTTCAGCTCTTTGGGCCCCGTCACTTCCTGTTGGCGGAGGACTTCCCGTTCTTGTCTCTTTGATGTCTCTACCAAGGCACGATGTCTTATTATCGAATGAAATAGTTCCGACCCTTatcttgttatatatttttttttcatttaaaagtcatgcgtgtatttttttaaacgttgtaTACAAATGTGTGTGTAGTTatgttactaaataataattcattgatacattataattaatggtGTATAGATAGTTTTTGTAAAAGCTGTAAGTTAAAAATTGCTTTGATTATCTACCCGTATGAACTATTAATGAATGATATTGCTTTGCTTTAGTGGTACGGAAAATCAAATATGCGGTAATAACACTTATAAGTTATAttagtttttagttattttaaataaaaaagtaaaaattatactttattaaaaaaattaagcacatgaaaagattacgtatttttactttaatgggtagggctttgtgcaaacccattTGACTACTATCCATCATTCTACTCcgaaatattaggttggggaaaaagtcttttcgcatatagtatgtatgaacttgtaataaaatctctttggctataccatttgtatctggctggttttggtatcattaaaaagttttaattttaaagaaggcacttccaaattcaaattaggaatttgtgtgattttcatttgtttttgttgttgttaaaatgagtgaatctaaagaagaaattcgatacattttaaaattttactataaaaaaggtaaaaatgcaactcaagccgcgaaaaaaatttgtgatgtttatggatctaatgcagtatctgtgagagtagcgcaagtttggtttaagcgttttcaagccggaaattttgatatcaaagatgcatctcgctctggtcgccctgttacggacaaaatttatgccatttttgaaaaagtggagcaagatcggcatattagtagttacgatgtagctgaagaactgggaATTGACCagaaaacggttttgactcatttgaataaagctgggtacacaaaaaagctcgatatatgggtgcctcatgaactcactgaaagaaacctaatgaaccgtgtactcatttgtgattctttattacgacgtaatgaaaccgaaccatttttgaagaagctgataactggtgatgaaaagtggatcacatacgacaagaacgtgcgaaacaGATCGTGCTCAAAGGCCGGTCAaacttcacagactgtggcaaaatccggattaactcgcaacaaggtaatgctgtgtgtatggtgggattggaagggcatcattcattatgagctgttaccgcccggcaggaccatcgattcagaactgtattgcgaacaattgatgagactgaagcaagaaattgagagaaagcggccagaattgatcaacagaaggggtgtggtttttcaccatgaaaacgctagacctcacacatctttagccactcaacaaaaataacgagagtttggctggtaggtattaatgcatccgccgtatagtcctgaccttgcaccttcagattttcatctgtttcggtctctgcagaattccttaggcagtgtcaggtaaacatcacgagaggactgccaaaaccacttgtcgcagtttttcgatcagaagccccaaattttttacagcaatgggatcatgtcactaccaacaagatggcaaaaagttatggaacaaaatggcacctacatactttagtcaaatgtaaataaactaaaaaaaaaactttttgaattttcatataaaatacgaagaaactttttccccaacctattactAGTAGTATTATTATGTTCCGTATTGATtagtgtgtgagccagtgtaactaaaaacGTTTAGCATGGCATGGCCCATGGCATGGGCTAGCATCTTAGGTTCAAGGTTGGCACACTGGCACGTTACACCGCCAATCTCTATAGGTGGTAGTGATGAGTTACCACCACATGGCATATTTGCATTCAATCAtacgtgtataatatatatatttattttaaaatactttaatcattatataatatgacaCATTATTTTGCCAACGCTACTTTCGCCAAGGTCCACTGGCTCTATCCGTTGAGCTATTTCAGTTCTACATGACAGGTAACTAATGCGGCAAGAATTATTCCCTTTGATTACAAGCTTAATTATTTTCGCCGAGAACAGTTAACACATTCATTAACCTAAATACTAATGTTAGTGAGAGTGCCATTTGCATAATTGATGATCTAAATGCTACCTCAAATGATAAAGTATTTGCTTAAAAGAGCAACATCtggaaaattttataatgtaccTAACATTGCTTAAACgctgaaatatttttcttaatatgacTAGAGAAAGTAAACTCTTTTGAAatccttttatttttagatCAGATTTTACGCCTTTTTAAAGGCATGAAAGGATCAGATTACCGAGAATGTTTCACAGAAAACCTAATACTCTACTAAACTGTACTGGAATTGAATACTAATAATACTAGCTGTTCCATATCTCTATCCTAATAAGCTGTTAACCACATAGGCTGTTCTAAAAGATAatctgattttttttgttagtatataaataatatttttaaaatctcaaatatatattttcaaaatgaatCAAAACTcttactaaaaacaaaaaaaatgcattataaTTGTAACCCATTTAAAAACTGGGATTAAATACTCAAAACGTGCTACAAGCTAAAAATATCCTACGGAGACGAAGATTATATTAAGTTGCCTCTTGTAGCATGTCGACGTCTTGAGGAGGCCCTCAGCCTCCAGACATTAACGCGCTTAGCACGCACTCAAGACATATGTACACTTTAATTATAACGCTTATTCCTTTATATCTTAACATACATTTCCAtctatcattttataaaataaatacaactttgAATTTTACGTCGCAATTTAAAATTAgcttctaatttaattaaatataaaaattcccgatgatttcattaataatgataaatatgagacaacatcacataaattagtCTGATcctaatataagtagctaaagtaaatagcttgtgttatggaaaatcagaagtaacgacgataccacaaacacccaagataacgtagaaaactaatgttaatctacatcgactaggccgggGATTGAAactgggacctcagagtgaaaaccccatgaaaaccggtgtacacaccactcgaccacggaggtcgtcattaattgattgattccataataaaaataatatgctatGTCCCGTTTTAAGCTTCAACAATAAAATGTTCCGGATTAATCGGTTGATTAATATTTGtccattattatattgatttatacacatcactttattttaaatgtcggttttattaaaaaaacttgattaattgtgtaataaatgtgcatcaaaacaaaacaaggcAAAATAATTGACATGGTAATCGTTGGATtgcaaaagtaaataaatcttaaaataacaatattatttatgtattaagctTGTTAACATTTCTTcactgaaaaaaattatatactgaAGGCGAATAGtttcaattactttattataattcgaaaataatattaaaatgagttACCATTACAGGTACTCTATATGATAATGTAAACATCGAAATATCTAGTCTTGACTATgttctgttaaaatttaaaagatattctATATTCCAATCTCAGGCGGTTATCTGATCTCAAAAGACTTGGGAATTCTCGTGAGACGTTGAGGCAGTGCACGGGCCTCAAGCCAAgctcatttttatatttcgtcAGCGCATCGATGCACTACGTAGGGACGAATTTTCGGATGAAAATTCCATTTTGCATCATTATTCTCTAGTGGTTGACGTTTTCTAGAGTACTCGATTTTGTATCTGACGGCTTCgtgaaaatcaattttaataaattaaatttagtttttgctatatattaaatgcttatatGATTtcagattataataaattgaatatgtatttttgttagcAATTCATCGATGTGGTATTgccaaattatacattttattttggtgctttgtactaaattaataactattattttaatatagattattaaattaatgaagtcaaggtttttattaatactataaatgttagTATCAACTTGCAAacgaattttgattttaataatatatataagtacctACTTTATCCGTAACTAACCACTGAATTCCAACTAATATCCTAGCTGAATCTTTATTAACACTTGAATATGATTCAAAATTGTCTGGTGATAGGATAACTGGTGATTCGATATCAGATTTGCTATAAGAAAGGCCTTCCGAACGAAAAATACAACTGgcacaatacaataaaaagtcTCAAAACATTTGAGCTCCGATAAAACTTGAAAATGTATATCTAACCTCTTGCAATGATTTCGAACAGAAAATCCGTACATCAGCGTCGTGAGGAGCGACAACCATCAATAATACAGCGGGTTATGAGAAACGAGTGTTCAAAAAAGTGGAAAAACTGCAGTAAATCGTTTTTATTGCGTATTACGTTTCGTGTGCACCCTCTCGAATTAATGGCGCGAAAGAATTTACATATGAAACCTTCgcgtcaaatatttaataataacacgtTTATAGTCGAGTGGAGATGATATGAAAATATGCGACCCGAATAAATCACTCTAGAACTAACTTACACTCGTAAACTTTAACCAGATAAACTCCTGAGCTAGGTGAGAACTTTGAAGTgaattctaaatattttcaaaatactcGATAGTTCATCTTAACTTATATACCCGTAAGCTGAAGgtagtatttataaatgaaattgctTTGAGTAGTTTATTGTTTGCAGAACTTATTAAATTGGCGATACGTTTTCAAAGTTCCTTGTAGTGAACCCAATTagctttataaatactttaagagTACCATTATATAAATTGGCATTTCTtaagttttaaaagaaatattttattttagatatttaaatcatttaaatgtaGAACACAAATGATGATTAGTTTTAGATTAAGAAacgattaaaatataacatgttttttttttaaatacatatttaaagacTGTCCTTCTAGTATTATTAAGCATCCAGTTgtttcaacatttttaattattcaatcaaTTGTAAGAaaccaattatatattattttgtaccttAAATTTCATGATGCtttcgttaaattaaataattcgaaGCAGACTAAAAAGAATCAAATACcaatttcaattttacttcTAAAACAAAGAATTTCATTAAAGTACTTACGTGATcagaatgttaatttaaattaggcTTGGTGTCTTCTACCGCATCTGTAATTGTATATTGaagaaaaatttgaataaaaaaatactttgactatttttaaaataaatgtagctGCAgaaagtttttacttttttatgttatttgatccaacatctctatgAAAAATCGAAGGATCAAGCAGATCGTAATGCACTTGATCGTCGCTTATTCGGTACGGCCACATGGATGGAACTGATACTGGGAAACACCcacccagaggtgagagcagcaCTTTGTACACTTTGTCTTAGGTGGTGAGCAACGTGAAATACTGTATAGCCTTGTTGAGCTCCCCAAGCTTTTTTGATGCCAACATGTCTTTACCTTTCAATTGACCGCGGAATTGAACGGGGCTTCAAATACCAAttgccaagtattccgataatAGCTATGGCGGCTATCGAAATGTTCTCAAAACGTGGAGATACAACAAATGATAATTCTTTAACGATTAATGAAACTTGCTTTATTTTGCGTCtttattgaaactttttaattcaaattttacatacatactttGATTAAagggttattttttaaaaattctttctttttaatttaataaaaaaacaacgatgacataaacaaatattgttatgGTTAGATGCtgttacattataaaacaaataacatgtTAATATAACGAAATTACCTTGTAATTGAATTCGCGTAGCATTTTGATGTTGCTAATAAAAAGTCTGTTTTCATTTACGATTAGAAATGTATTTGAAtagagttaaatataattattaacttcaaCTTGGTATATTTTTccgcaaaataattaattatatacatacttaccTTCATATAATCACATTTCAAttccatgaattatataaattgctacatatgtacatatgtatataagataaGTACTATATTATGATAGGGTTCAGGGTAAAGGTATAAATGTAAGAGGTCACAGAACGTTCGGTAGATGCCCGATGCCCTACTTGCggatgcaaataatattttatgaggtATCGGAAAGTGCTATAACCTCTAGGTTTCCTCATTTGAACTTTTACGATATCAAATATTAACTTCTTAGCTTGGAAGATCGTGTACGaagagtttatttataaaattactagcgacccgccccggcttcgcacgagtgcaatactgatactaagtatgctacagaatttgtttattaacgatatCACAttgaaaacttctaaaattatcagtgtttctttactgtattgttcacgtattatatacacaaaccttccccttgaatcacactatctattaaaaaatccgcGGAAACCTTCAGCCAAGAAAACGCCATAGTATatctttcaaaaaataatacgatatacttaaagatatatgtttttaaaaattaccttttatagtataatataaaatcaaaaaatcaaaatcaaaatcaaaataaactttattcaagtaggcttttataagcacttttgaatcgtcattttacaattaagtgaagctaccaccggttcggaaagtagattctaccgagaagaaccggcaagaaactcagtagttactcttttttaacatttaaaaaatacaacgtcatgttaattaaatacaattatttcaattaatgtatcctgcttggaagtcaacaggtattaactccacgcttttttgtcatctacaaaatcttggatcgaatagtatgctttttctaccaatgtatttttaacaaacgatttgaatttactaaacggaaaagttaaaaatttctgcggaattttattatagaaacggataccttgccccaagaaggatctattgactttgcgg
This region includes:
- the LOC124536463 gene encoding keratin-associated protein 5-5-like, whose translation is MPCCKVTITKTSGCDMKCDKPGCFCIPSTGKNCICVCLDEKDNIIRCDDCKCDTCDCKCDKSECVCIPTDGKPCVCLCRDGDTIKRCDDCACTSDCGTGCKKCDKSGCECIAIDGKACICVCLDATGNIIRCDDCQCDRSSCKCSKAGCVCIPTDGASCVCLCRDGDTIKRCDDCACTPASGTDSKKCDKSGCECIATDGKACICVCLDAKGNIIRCDDCQCDKSSCKCSKSGCVCIPTDGASCVCLCRDGDTIKRCDDCACTPASGTEPKKCDKSGCECIATDGKACICVCLDATGNIVCCDDCQCDRSSCKCSKSGCVCIPTDGANCVCLCRDGDTIKRCDDCACTPVCGTEPKKCDKSGCECIATDGKACICVCLDATGNIIRCDDCQCDKSSCKCSKSGCVCIPTDGASCVCLCRDEDTIKRCDDCACTPVCGKN